In a genomic window of Aeromonas veronii:
- the codB gene encoding cytosine permease — protein sequence MAQDKEYCLGAVPAKGRKGVLSLMLVMLGLTFFSASMWTGGALGTGLIFDDFIKAVLIGNLLLGIYTACLGYIGASTGLSTHLLARYSFGVKGSWLPSLLLGGTQVGWFGVGVAMFALPVQKATGIDVNWLIAISGILMTATVYFGISALMVLSFVAVPAIALLGGYSVWLAVTSTGGMATLQQVQPTNPIELTTALTMVVGSFISAGTLTADFVRFGRKPWGAVMITMVAFFLGNTLMFIFGAAGAAVTGQADISEVMLMQGLLIPAILVLGLNIWTTNDNALYASGLGFANITGLKSKPLSVINGLIGTACALWLYNNFVGWLAFLSTAIPPIGGIIIMDFLLNRERYRQFADQQFETVRWQALVATAVGVAVGKWLPGIVPLNAVLGAAFTYFILVRLTQRPVLVQEASKC from the coding sequence ATGGCGCAGGATAAGGAATATTGTTTGGGGGCGGTTCCCGCCAAGGGGCGCAAAGGTGTGCTGTCGCTGATGCTGGTGATGCTCGGCCTGACCTTCTTCTCTGCCAGCATGTGGACCGGCGGTGCGTTGGGTACCGGGCTGATATTCGATGACTTCATCAAGGCGGTACTGATCGGCAACTTGCTGCTGGGGATCTACACCGCCTGTCTCGGTTATATCGGTGCTTCAACCGGTCTCTCTACCCATCTGCTGGCCCGTTACTCCTTTGGGGTGAAAGGTTCCTGGCTGCCTTCGCTGCTGCTGGGCGGCACTCAGGTCGGCTGGTTCGGTGTCGGCGTGGCGATGTTTGCGCTGCCGGTACAGAAGGCGACCGGCATTGATGTGAACTGGCTGATCGCCATTTCGGGCATTCTGATGACGGCGACCGTCTACTTCGGGATCTCCGCCCTGATGGTGCTGAGCTTTGTGGCCGTACCGGCCATTGCGTTGCTCGGCGGTTACTCGGTCTGGCTGGCGGTGACCTCGACCGGTGGCATGGCGACGTTGCAGCAGGTGCAACCGACCAATCCCATCGAGCTCACCACGGCGCTGACCATGGTGGTAGGTTCCTTTATCAGTGCAGGAACTCTAACCGCCGACTTTGTCCGATTTGGTCGCAAACCCTGGGGCGCCGTCATGATTACCATGGTGGCGTTTTTTTTGGGCAACACTCTGATGTTTATCTTCGGTGCAGCTGGCGCGGCGGTGACCGGTCAGGCTGATATTTCGGAAGTGATGCTGATGCAGGGGCTGCTGATCCCCGCCATTCTGGTACTGGGCCTCAATATCTGGACCACCAACGACAACGCCCTCTATGCCTCTGGCCTCGGTTTTGCCAACATTACCGGCCTCAAGAGCAAGCCACTCAGCGTGATCAACGGTCTGATTGGTACCGCCTGTGCCCTCTGGCTTTACAACAACTTTGTCGGCTGGCTGGCCTTTTTGAGTACGGCAATTCCCCCTATCGGTGGCATTATCATCATGGATTTCCTGCTCAATCGTGAGCGTTACCGTCAGTTTGCCGATCAGCAGTTTGAGACGGTGCGCTGGCAGGCGCTGGTCGCCACGGCAGTCGGGGTAGCTGTCGGCAAGTGGCTGCCGGGCATAGTGCCACTCAACGCGGTATTGGGCGCCGCCTTCACCTATTTCATTCTGGTTCGCCTCACCCAGCGGCCGGTTCTGGTACAGGAAGCTAGCAAATGCTGA
- the ubiE gene encoding bifunctional demethylmenaquinone methyltransferase/2-methoxy-6-polyprenyl-1,4-benzoquinol methylase UbiE has translation MSEQATTTHFGFKTVAATEKETLVAGVFHSVAAKYDLMNDLMSFGIHRLWKRFTIDCSGVRKGQKVLDLAGGTGDLTAKFSRIVGETGQVVLADINDSMLKVGRDKLRNLGVANNVSYVQANAEALPFPDNHFDVITIGFGLRNVTDKDKALASMFRVLKPGGRLLVLEFSKPVSEVIAKLYDLYSFKLLPKMGEIVANDGESYKYLAESIRMHPDQQTLAGMMENVGFEQVEYFNLTQGVVALHRGYKF, from the coding sequence ATGTCAGAACAAGCAACGACAACGCATTTTGGCTTTAAAACCGTGGCCGCGACCGAGAAGGAAACTCTGGTAGCAGGTGTCTTCCATTCGGTGGCAGCCAAGTATGATCTGATGAACGATCTGATGTCGTTCGGCATCCACCGCCTGTGGAAGCGTTTCACCATCGACTGCTCCGGTGTTCGCAAGGGACAGAAGGTGCTGGATCTGGCCGGTGGTACCGGTGATCTGACCGCCAAGTTCTCCCGCATCGTCGGCGAGACCGGTCAGGTGGTGCTGGCGGATATCAACGACTCCATGCTGAAAGTGGGCCGCGACAAGCTGCGCAATCTGGGGGTCGCCAACAACGTCTCCTACGTGCAGGCCAACGCCGAAGCGCTCCCCTTCCCGGATAACCACTTCGATGTGATTACCATCGGCTTCGGCTTGCGCAACGTCACCGACAAGGACAAGGCGCTCGCCTCCATGTTCCGGGTGCTCAAGCCGGGTGGCCGTCTGTTGGTGCTGGAGTTTTCCAAGCCGGTCAGCGAAGTGATCGCCAAGCTTTATGACCTCTACTCCTTCAAACTGCTGCCGAAAATGGGCGAAATCGTCGCGAACGACGGTGAAAGCTACAAATATCTGGCAGAGTCCATCCGCATGCACCCGGATCAGCAGACCCTGGCTGGCATGATGGAAAATGTCGGTTTCGAGCAGGTGGAGTACTTCAATCTGACTCAGGGTGTGGTCGCCCTGCACCGCGGTTACAAGTTTTAA
- the tatC gene encoding twin-arginine translocase subunit TatC, with protein MSQAEQPLISHLVELRTRLLRSITAILVVFLALIYFSNNIYDFVAQPLLSQLPEGTSMIATDVATPFLTPIKLTLVVSFFAAIPYLLYQAWAFIAPGLYQHERRLIMPLVASSAVLFYAGMAFAYYVVFPLVFGFFTSTAPAGVTVATDIASYLDFVLTLFFAFGVAFEIPVATILLCWTGVTTPKNLKEKRPYVVVGVFVVGMLLTPPDVFSQTLLAIPMWALWEIGLFFARFYVNKEDEEQQEQPDGES; from the coding sequence ATGAGTCAGGCCGAACAACCCCTGATCAGCCATCTGGTTGAGCTGAGAACCCGTTTGCTGCGCTCCATTACCGCCATCCTCGTGGTGTTTCTGGCGCTGATCTACTTCTCCAACAATATCTACGACTTCGTGGCCCAGCCGCTGCTCAGCCAGCTGCCGGAAGGGACCAGCATGATCGCGACGGATGTGGCGACCCCCTTCCTGACGCCGATCAAGCTGACCCTGGTGGTCTCCTTCTTCGCGGCGATCCCCTATCTGCTCTATCAGGCCTGGGCCTTTATCGCCCCCGGTCTGTACCAGCATGAGCGGCGGCTGATCATGCCGTTGGTCGCCTCCAGTGCCGTGCTGTTCTATGCCGGCATGGCGTTCGCCTACTATGTGGTGTTCCCGCTAGTGTTCGGTTTCTTCACCAGTACCGCACCCGCCGGGGTGACGGTGGCGACCGATATCGCCAGCTATCTGGACTTCGTACTGACCCTGTTCTTCGCGTTCGGGGTGGCGTTCGAAATTCCGGTCGCCACCATACTGCTGTGCTGGACCGGGGTGACCACGCCCAAGAACCTGAAGGAGAAGCGTCCCTACGTCGTCGTCGGGGTGTTTGTGGTCGGCATGCTGCTGACGCCGCCTGATGTCTTCTCCCAGACCCTGCTCGCCATCCCGATGTGGGCGCTGTGGGAGATAGGTCTGTTCTTCGCCCGCTTCTACGTGAACAAAGAGGATGAAGAGCAACAGGAACAACCGGATGGGGAGAGCTGA
- the crcB gene encoding fluoride efflux transporter CrcB, protein MQTWLFVAAGGAIGACLRFGIAELMALLLGRHFPYGTLVVNVVGSFIMGVAYALISHGHIVEHPMKPLLMVGILGALTTFSSFALDTVVLAQHGAYLKALLNIGLNLFLCLAMVVLGMQLVASRV, encoded by the coding sequence ATGCAAACTTGGTTATTTGTTGCTGCCGGCGGAGCCATCGGCGCCTGCCTGCGTTTCGGCATTGCCGAACTGATGGCGCTGCTGCTGGGCCGCCACTTCCCCTATGGCACTCTGGTGGTCAACGTGGTGGGCTCCTTCATCATGGGGGTGGCCTACGCCCTCATCAGTCACGGCCATATCGTCGAACATCCGATGAAGCCACTGCTGATGGTGGGGATCCTCGGTGCCCTGACCACATTTTCTTCCTTTGCCCTCGATACGGTAGTGCTGGCCCAACATGGCGCCTATCTGAAAGCGCTGCTCAATATCGGTCTCAATCTGTTCCTCTGTCTGGCCATGGTTGTGCTGGGCATGCAGTTGGTTGCGAGCCGCGTTTAA
- the ubiB gene encoding ubiquinone biosynthesis regulatory protein kinase UbiB, whose product MTPKEFKRLYRIITILLERGIDELVPARYQPWPGRLARRSLFWLKNKQPDLSRGARIRLAFEALGPIFIKFGQMLSTRRDLLPPDIAEELALLQDRVPPFCGQAARQQIERSLGCPIETLFDDFDETPLASASIAQVHTARLRESGREIVIKVIRPDIEPVIDADLRLMRALARLVARFVPQSARLRPIEVVEEYRKTILDELNLMREAANAIQLRRNFTGSEALYVPEIITDLCREQVLVMERIYGIPVSDIAALEANGTNMKLLAERGVEVFFTQVFRDSFFHADMHPGNIFVSYEHPENPLWIGIDCGIVGTLNREDKRYLAENFLAFFNRDYRRVAELHVESGWVPADTKVDEFEFAIRTVLEPIFEKPLSEISFGHVLLNLFNTARRFHMAVQPQLVLLQKTLLYVEGLGRQLYPQLDLWQTAKPFLENWMHEQVGPKSVLNAIKEKAPFWAEKLPELPELVYETLRQTRHQQHHFDQMFAEFRRHSRRQGQARYLLGVGASLLLAGVFLLTQKQHIEWGQISLTGAGICWLLGWLRTRSH is encoded by the coding sequence ATGACCCCGAAAGAGTTCAAACGCCTCTATCGCATCATCACCATCCTGCTGGAGCGGGGCATCGACGAGTTGGTGCCCGCTCGCTATCAACCCTGGCCGGGTCGTCTGGCTCGTCGCTCCCTGTTCTGGCTCAAGAACAAGCAACCTGATCTCAGCCGTGGCGCCCGTATCCGCCTCGCCTTTGAGGCGCTCGGCCCCATCTTCATCAAGTTTGGCCAGATGCTCTCGACCCGGCGTGACTTGCTGCCGCCAGATATCGCCGAGGAGCTGGCCCTGCTGCAGGACAGAGTGCCCCCCTTCTGCGGTCAGGCAGCACGTCAGCAGATTGAGCGCAGTCTGGGTTGCCCTATCGAGACCCTGTTCGATGACTTCGACGAGACGCCGCTGGCGTCGGCCTCCATCGCCCAGGTGCATACCGCCCGGCTGAGGGAGAGTGGCCGCGAGATAGTCATCAAGGTGATCCGTCCCGACATCGAGCCGGTCATCGATGCCGATCTGCGCCTGATGCGGGCACTGGCCCGTCTGGTAGCGCGCTTTGTGCCCCAGAGTGCGCGACTGCGCCCCATCGAGGTGGTGGAGGAGTATCGCAAGACCATCCTCGACGAGCTCAACCTGATGCGCGAAGCGGCCAACGCCATCCAGCTGCGGCGCAACTTCACCGGCTCAGAGGCGCTCTATGTGCCTGAAATCATCACCGATCTCTGTCGTGAGCAGGTGCTGGTGATGGAGCGCATCTACGGCATACCGGTCTCCGATATCGCTGCGCTGGAAGCCAACGGCACCAACATGAAGCTGCTGGCCGAGCGTGGGGTGGAGGTCTTCTTCACCCAGGTGTTCCGCGACAGCTTCTTCCACGCCGACATGCATCCGGGCAACATCTTCGTCTCTTACGAACACCCGGAGAACCCGCTCTGGATCGGTATCGACTGCGGCATCGTCGGTACCCTCAACCGGGAAGACAAGCGCTATCTGGCGGAGAACTTCCTCGCCTTCTTCAACCGTGACTATCGCCGGGTGGCGGAGCTGCACGTGGAGTCGGGTTGGGTGCCGGCAGATACCAAGGTGGACGAGTTCGAATTCGCCATCCGCACCGTGCTGGAGCCCATCTTCGAGAAGCCGCTCTCCGAAATCTCGTTCGGTCACGTGCTGCTCAACCTGTTCAACACCGCGCGCCGCTTCCATATGGCGGTGCAGCCGCAGCTGGTGCTGCTGCAGAAGACCCTGCTCTATGTGGAAGGGTTGGGGCGTCAGCTCTACCCGCAGCTCGATTTGTGGCAGACCGCCAAGCCGTTCCTCGAAAACTGGATGCACGAGCAGGTGGGGCCCAAGTCGGTATTGAATGCCATCAAGGAGAAGGCGCCATTCTGGGCGGAGAAGCTGCCGGAACTGCCCGAGCTGGTCTACGAGACCCTGCGTCAGACCCGCCATCAGCAGCACCACTTTGACCAGATGTTTGCCGAGTTTCGGCGTCACAGCCGCCGCCAGGGGCAGGCACGCTACCTCTTAGGGGTGGGAGCCAGCCTGCTATTGGCGGGTGTATTCTTGCTGACCCAAAAACAACACATCGAGTGGGGACAAATCAGCCTCACCGGTGCCGGGATCTGCTGGCTGCTTGGCTGGCTGCGAACCCGTTCCCATTAA
- a CDS encoding energy transducer TonB: MKYKLMSLGLGVALSLGILLFMATLVEPPRGEKVASEQKPIVINMQNEVTEVQVRERTVPQEPEPLPEPPAALASAPLPMPAAAPLAAVEPSLDLVSSLSAVQVYAPGVATSAAPVLSGNYHGQQQGAGIGAGDMLMPLQRIEPVYPYRAQQSGIEGFVTLRFSVNAEGSVQDVEVVEAKPKRQFERAAMGAIKQWRYQPRPGATDKLVQVITLKFKLES, translated from the coding sequence ATGAAATACAAGCTGATGAGCCTGGGGCTGGGGGTTGCCCTCAGTCTGGGCATCCTGCTGTTTATGGCCACGCTGGTTGAACCGCCCCGGGGCGAGAAGGTGGCGAGCGAACAGAAGCCCATCGTCATCAATATGCAGAACGAGGTGACCGAGGTGCAGGTGCGCGAGCGTACGGTACCGCAGGAGCCCGAGCCTCTGCCAGAGCCTCCTGCCGCATTGGCCTCGGCACCGCTGCCGATGCCCGCAGCGGCCCCTTTGGCGGCCGTTGAGCCGAGCCTGGATCTGGTTTCCAGCCTCAGCGCGGTGCAGGTTTATGCCCCGGGTGTAGCGACCAGTGCCGCACCGGTATTGAGTGGCAATTACCACGGCCAGCAGCAGGGGGCGGGTATCGGCGCCGGTGACATGCTGATGCCGCTGCAACGGATCGAGCCGGTCTACCCCTATCGTGCCCAACAGTCAGGGATCGAAGGATTCGTCACCCTGCGCTTTAGCGTGAATGCCGAAGGTAGCGTGCAGGATGTGGAAGTGGTCGAGGCCAAGCCGAAACGTCAGTTCGAGCGGGCGGCCATGGGGGCGATTAAGCAATGGCGTTATCAGCCGAGACCGGGTGCCACCGACAAGCTGGTGCAAGTCATCACGCTCAAATTCAAACTGGAGTCATAA
- the hemB gene encoding porphobilinogen synthase codes for MAITLPGAFPGRRLRRLRKHDFSRRLVRENVLTVNDLIYPVFVLEGENRREAVPSMPGVERLSIDLLLEEAAELVELGVPAIALFPVTPLESKSLMAEEAYSPNGLAQRTVRALKARFPELGVITDVALDPFTTHGQDGIIDDEGYVLNDITTEILIKQALSHAEAGVDIVAPSDMMDGRIGVIRAALEENGFINTQIMAYSAKYASCYYGPFRDAVGSAGNLGKSNKATYQMDPANSNEALHEVALDIQEGADSVMVKPGMPYLDVIRQVKDQFGVPTFAYQVSGEYAMHMAAIQNGWLKEKESIMESLLCFKRAGADGILTYFAKRVAQWLKEDAR; via the coding sequence ATGGCTATAACTCTTCCGGGCGCCTTTCCGGGCCGCCGCCTGCGCCGTCTGCGCAAACATGATTTCAGCCGTCGTCTGGTGCGCGAGAACGTACTGACCGTCAACGATCTCATCTATCCGGTGTTCGTGCTGGAGGGGGAGAACCGTCGGGAAGCCGTTCCCTCCATGCCAGGGGTGGAGCGTCTCTCCATCGATCTGCTGCTGGAGGAAGCTGCTGAACTGGTGGAGCTGGGCGTACCTGCCATCGCCCTGTTCCCGGTCACCCCGCTGGAGAGCAAGAGCCTGATGGCGGAAGAGGCCTACAGCCCGAACGGACTGGCCCAGCGTACCGTGCGTGCCCTCAAGGCCCGCTTCCCGGAGCTCGGGGTCATCACCGACGTGGCGCTCGATCCGTTCACCACCCACGGTCAGGACGGCATCATCGATGATGAAGGCTATGTGCTGAACGACATCACCACCGAGATCCTGATCAAGCAGGCGCTCTCCCACGCCGAGGCCGGGGTCGATATCGTCGCGCCGTCCGACATGATGGATGGTCGCATCGGCGTCATCCGCGCCGCGCTGGAAGAGAACGGCTTCATCAACACCCAGATCATGGCCTACTCCGCCAAGTACGCCTCCTGCTACTACGGCCCGTTCCGCGATGCGGTTGGCTCTGCCGGTAACCTCGGCAAGAGCAACAAGGCCACCTACCAGATGGATCCGGCCAACAGCAACGAAGCCCTGCACGAGGTGGCGCTGGATATTCAGGAAGGGGCCGACAGCGTGATGGTCAAGCCGGGCATGCCCTATCTGGACGTGATCCGTCAGGTGAAGGATCAGTTCGGCGTGCCGACCTTTGCCTATCAGGTCAGCGGCGAGTACGCCATGCACATGGCGGCGATCCAGAACGGCTGGCTGAAAGAGAAGGAGAGCATCATGGAGTCCCTGCTCTGCTTCAAGCGGGCCGGGGCCGACGGCATCCTCACCTACTTCGCCAAGCGTGTGGCGCAGTGGTTGAAGGAAGATGCCCGTTAA
- a CDS encoding cytosine deaminase translates to MLIQHIRFADREGLWQIRCQDGVITAIEPHDEHAVAGRVLDGEGGLAIAPFIEPHIHLDTTQTAGEPSWNLSGTLFEGIERWAERKALLTHEDVKQRAIQTLKWQIANGIQFVRTHVDVSDPNLVALKAMLEVREEMKEWVELQIVAFPQEGILSYPNGKALLEEALKLGADVIGAIPHFEFTREYGVESLHYIFDLAEKYQVLVDVHCDEIDDEQSRFIETLATLAYERGIGHRVTASHTTAMHSYNGAYASRLFRLLKMADLNFVANPLVNIHLQGRFDTYPKRRGITRVKEMLEANINVCFGHDDVFDPWYPMGTANMLQVLHMGLHVCQIMGYEQINDGLKLISSHSARTLNVQDRYGIEVGKPANLLILPADNGFDAVRRQVPVRYSIRHGKVIAQTRPAQTEIVLGQSEPIDFRR, encoded by the coding sequence ATGCTGATTCAACATATTCGTTTTGCCGATCGGGAAGGGTTGTGGCAGATCCGCTGTCAGGATGGGGTCATCACCGCCATCGAACCCCATGACGAGCATGCCGTCGCTGGTCGGGTGCTGGACGGGGAGGGCGGTCTGGCTATCGCCCCCTTTATCGAGCCCCACATTCACCTCGATACCACCCAGACGGCCGGTGAGCCGAGCTGGAACCTCTCCGGCACCCTGTTCGAGGGGATCGAGCGCTGGGCCGAGCGCAAGGCGCTGCTGACCCATGAGGATGTGAAACAGCGCGCCATCCAGACACTGAAGTGGCAGATCGCCAACGGCATCCAGTTTGTGCGTACTCACGTCGATGTCTCCGATCCCAATCTGGTCGCGCTGAAGGCGATGCTGGAAGTGCGGGAGGAGATGAAGGAGTGGGTCGAGCTGCAGATCGTCGCTTTCCCGCAGGAGGGGATCCTCTCCTACCCCAACGGCAAGGCACTGCTGGAGGAGGCGCTCAAGCTGGGGGCCGATGTGATTGGTGCGATCCCCCACTTCGAGTTTACCCGGGAATATGGGGTCGAAAGTCTGCACTATATCTTCGATCTTGCCGAGAAGTATCAGGTTCTGGTCGATGTGCACTGCGACGAGATTGATGACGAGCAGTCCCGCTTTATCGAGACGCTGGCTACCCTGGCCTACGAGCGCGGTATCGGTCATAGAGTCACTGCCAGCCATACCACCGCCATGCACTCCTACAACGGGGCCTATGCTTCCCGTCTGTTCCGGTTGCTCAAGATGGCGGACCTCAACTTTGTCGCCAATCCGCTGGTAAATATCCACCTGCAGGGGCGGTTCGATACCTATCCCAAGCGCCGTGGTATTACCCGGGTCAAGGAAATGCTGGAGGCGAACATCAACGTCTGCTTCGGCCACGACGACGTGTTCGATCCCTGGTATCCCATGGGCACCGCCAACATGTTGCAGGTGCTGCACATGGGGCTGCATGTCTGCCAAATTATGGGCTACGAGCAGATCAACGACGGTTTGAAGCTGATCAGCAGCCACAGCGCCCGTACCCTGAATGTGCAGGATCGCTATGGCATCGAGGTGGGCAAACCGGCCAACCTGCTGATCCTGCCCGCCGACAACGGCTTCGATGCGGTGCGTCGTCAGGTGCCGGTGCGTTATTCGATCCGCCATGGCAAGGTGATTGCCCAGACCCGACCGGCCCAGACCGAGATCGTGCTGGGTCAATCTGAGCCGATCGATTTTCGTCGCTGA
- the tatA gene encoding Sec-independent protein translocase subunit TatA, translating to MGGISIWQLLIIAVIVVLLFGTKKLRGIGGDLGAAVKGFKKALSDEPADAKVEQKDAEFPPKQLNEAATQSSEPAKQKDKDQA from the coding sequence ATGGGTGGTATCAGTATTTGGCAATTGTTGATCATTGCAGTCATCGTCGTGCTGCTGTTCGGTACCAAGAAACTGCGCGGCATTGGCGGTGATCTGGGTGCGGCGGTCAAAGGGTTCAAGAAAGCCCTCTCCGACGAGCCGGCTGATGCCAAGGTCGAGCAGAAAGATGCCGAGTTTCCCCCGAAACAGCTGAACGAAGCGGCCACTCAGAGCAGTGAGCCGGCCAAGCAGAAAGACAAAGACCAGGCCTAA
- a CDS encoding SCP2 sterol-binding domain-containing protein has product MQLDAMVTAVIETSLNQLLALDKQSPEQLRKLVGKVLKLELRELKPLWFVFSERRLDVLALHEGEADAVLSLSLTALGLLKDPSALTRYIREEKLDLSGDPQLVQAFSVLLGELDIDWEEELSRYTGDVLAHTLFSGARQARRLVGRELCRTRSQLAEYLTEEARLAPGPLEVASFNDDVEVLAQQLKAVELRLARLEQQVA; this is encoded by the coding sequence ATACAACTGGATGCCATGGTCACCGCGGTGATCGAAACCAGCCTCAACCAGTTGCTGGCGCTGGACAAACAGAGCCCGGAGCAGCTGCGCAAACTGGTGGGCAAGGTGCTCAAGCTGGAGCTGCGTGAACTCAAGCCGCTCTGGTTTGTCTTCTCCGAGCGTCGGCTGGATGTGCTGGCCCTGCATGAAGGGGAGGCCGATGCGGTGCTCAGCCTGTCGCTGACCGCCCTCGGTCTGCTGAAAGACCCGTCCGCCCTGACCCGTTATATCCGCGAGGAGAAACTGGATCTGAGCGGCGATCCCCAGCTGGTACAGGCATTCAGCGTGCTGCTGGGCGAGCTGGATATCGACTGGGAAGAGGAGCTGTCGCGTTATACCGGCGACGTGCTGGCCCACACTCTGTTCAGTGGTGCCCGTCAGGCGCGCCGCCTGGTCGGCCGCGAGCTGTGCCGCACCCGCAGCCAGCTGGCGGAATATCTGACCGAAGAGGCCCGCCTCGCCCCCGGCCCGCTGGAAGTGGCGAGCTTCAACGATGATGTCGAGGTGCTGGCCCAGCAGCTCAAGGCCGTTGAACTGCGGCTGGCTCGACTCGAACAGCAGGTGGCCTGA
- a CDS encoding biopolymer transporter ExbD, whose protein sequence is MRRQSKRQRDEVQIDMTPMLDIVFIMLIFFIVTTSFVREAGLEVHRPQASQAKAQKSSSIMLAIGAQGQIFLDRKQIDVERVQATIARLLAEQPDASLVIQADERVPHGKVVRVMDEAKAAGIANIAVAVAPK, encoded by the coding sequence ATGAGACGGCAATCCAAACGCCAGCGTGACGAAGTGCAGATCGACATGACCCCCATGCTGGATATCGTGTTCATCATGCTGATCTTCTTTATTGTCACCACCTCCTTCGTGCGCGAAGCCGGGCTCGAGGTACATAGACCCCAGGCCAGTCAGGCCAAGGCGCAGAAATCCTCCAGCATCATGCTGGCGATCGGGGCTCAGGGTCAGATCTTCCTCGACCGCAAGCAGATCGATGTGGAGCGGGTGCAGGCCACCATTGCCCGTCTGCTGGCGGAGCAACCCGATGCGAGTCTGGTGATCCAGGCCGACGAGCGGGTGCCCCACGGCAAGGTGGTGCGGGTGATGGATGAGGCCAAGGCGGCGGGTATCGCCAATATCGCCGTGGCGGTGGCGCCGAAATGA
- a CDS encoding TatD family hydrolase codes for MIDIGLNLTSSQFAGEQAELVARARAAGVEALILTGTDLAGSRESAELAALWPGYCFSTAGVHPHDAKSVDAATLPALRELAALPQVVAIGECGLDYNRDFSPRPVQDAVFDAQLALAAELGMPVFLHCRDAHARFIEILRPWLPKLPGAVLHCFTGSDEELDQCLELGLHIGVTGWLCDERRGQLLREQVARIPAGRLMIETDAPYLVPRDLKPRPKRNEPAFLPHIAQVVAACRGEAPEALLAHTRATSAAFFQLPLQE; via the coding sequence ATGATCGATATCGGTTTAAACCTGACCAGCAGCCAGTTCGCCGGCGAGCAGGCGGAGCTGGTGGCCCGTGCCCGCGCAGCCGGAGTAGAGGCGCTGATCCTGACCGGTACCGATCTCGCTGGCAGCCGCGAGAGCGCCGAGTTGGCCGCCCTTTGGCCGGGCTACTGCTTCTCCACCGCCGGGGTCCATCCCCACGATGCCAAGAGCGTCGATGCGGCGACCCTGCCCGCCTTGCGCGAGCTGGCAGCCTTGCCGCAGGTGGTGGCCATCGGTGAGTGCGGTCTCGACTACAACCGCGATTTCTCACCCCGTCCGGTGCAGGATGCGGTATTCGACGCCCAGCTGGCACTGGCGGCCGAGCTCGGGATGCCGGTGTTTCTCCACTGCCGCGATGCCCACGCCCGTTTTATCGAGATCCTCCGTCCCTGGTTGCCGAAGCTGCCGGGAGCCGTGCTGCACTGCTTCACCGGTTCCGACGAGGAGCTGGACCAGTGTCTGGAGCTGGGGCTGCATATCGGGGTGACCGGCTGGCTCTGCGACGAACGCCGCGGCCAGCTGTTGCGCGAGCAGGTGGCCCGTATTCCAGCTGGCCGCCTGATGATCGAGACCGACGCCCCCTATCTGGTGCCGCGGGATCTGAAACCCCGCCCGAAACGCAACGAACCCGCTTTTTTGCCGCACATCGCCCAAGTGGTGGCGGCCTGTCGTGGTGAAGCGCCCGAGGCCTTGCTGGCCCACACCCGGGCCACCTCCGCCGCGTTCTTCCAACTTCCTCTCCAGGAGTGA
- the tatB gene encoding Sec-independent protein translocase protein TatB: protein MFDIGFWELVVIGVVALVVLGPERLPVAIRTATHWIRLIRSTANSVKSELEQELKLQELHNDLKKAEQLQMSNLSPELQESIEQLKAAAQSVNRPYQVENEIRPPRPEPVAQAEPATPVEPAVQLSHDVPPVNSQRESEPVPVSDSAAKGEVKP, encoded by the coding sequence ATGTTCGATATCGGTTTTTGGGAGCTGGTCGTTATCGGTGTGGTAGCACTGGTGGTACTGGGGCCCGAGCGGCTGCCGGTTGCCATCCGCACGGCTACCCACTGGATCCGCCTCATTCGTTCGACCGCGAACTCGGTCAAGTCCGAGCTGGAGCAGGAGCTCAAGTTGCAAGAGCTGCATAACGACCTCAAGAAGGCAGAACAGTTGCAGATGAGCAACCTGAGCCCCGAGCTGCAGGAGTCCATCGAACAGCTCAAGGCGGCGGCCCAGTCGGTCAATCGCCCTTATCAGGTGGAGAACGAGATCCGTCCGCCGCGCCCCGAGCCGGTCGCCCAGGCTGAGCCTGCCACGCCGGTGGAGCCTGCGGTGCAGCTGAGCCACGACGTGCCACCGGTCAATAGCCAGCGGGAGAGCGAGCCGGTGCCGGTCAGCGATTCTGCAGCAAAAGGGGAGGTGAAGCCATGA